In Ignavibacteriales bacterium, the following proteins share a genomic window:
- a CDS encoding AAA family ATPase: MNHLKSAKHNELTIGELKQKCEPKFINFKSTSNVPSIQEIIGQERALKALKVGVALWSPGYNIFITGLSGTGKATTVKQMLETIRPQCPTLYDYAYVNNFENDSEPILIVFTAGDAIKFKRDLISTIQYLQTKIPQVLEGDPFKNEKKKIVSEFSKKENELMVSFEEKLKTENFSIGQVKVGELSRPEIVPVIDNQPVLIQQIEEQVRLGKINKEKAAEITQKFVVYQEELQGIFRQGLQLSQDYQSKLQNLEKKTVRVVIVAAIGSLKEKYKDEKIKLYLEQVENNIFETLDVFKGAKPKTEQTEEGIIIDYFKEYEVNIILDNSNVVECPIIIETTPSYNNIFGTIEKFSDGKGGWYSDFTRIKAGSILKANGGYLVLNASDAIQEPGVWKALKRVLLYSLLEIQDFVSYYQFSPSILKPEPIEVNTKIIFIGSSYLYSILASYEDDFKKLFKIKSDFDYEMNRNEKNLEQYIKVVKKIIENEKLMEFDKDAIAKVLEYASRYADNKTKLTTRFSFIADLLREANFWAGDNGSKLVSGYHVQQAYNSARDRHSLYESKISEMIKDNELLIDTDGERIGQVNGLAVYGTDYYSFGKPTRITATVSLGIGNIINVDREAGLSGNTHNKGMLIISGYFRETFGQKTPLSFSASLVFEQGYGMIDGDSASCAEICVLLSTLAEIPIKQSLAITGSVNQKGDVQPIGGVNEKIEGYFDVCKARGLDKKHGVIIPFQNVKNLMLNDKVIEAVKKGDFHVYPISRIEEAIEILTGVKAGKKLANGSYQARTIFGMVESKLKLLHQRTKVKKKNSNNSDKNHPAKKK; encoded by the coding sequence ATGAATCATTTAAAATCCGCTAAACATAATGAACTTACTATCGGCGAATTAAAACAAAAATGTGAACCGAAATTTATTAATTTCAAATCCACATCAAACGTACCATCCATCCAGGAAATTATTGGGCAGGAGCGCGCTCTTAAAGCACTTAAAGTTGGTGTGGCATTATGGAGCCCAGGTTACAATATTTTCATAACCGGATTATCCGGCACTGGCAAAGCAACCACTGTAAAGCAAATGTTAGAAACAATTCGACCTCAGTGCCCAACACTTTACGATTATGCATATGTTAATAATTTTGAAAATGACAGCGAACCAATATTGATTGTTTTTACTGCCGGTGATGCAATCAAGTTTAAGCGGGATTTAATTTCTACAATTCAATATTTGCAAACTAAAATTCCCCAGGTACTGGAAGGTGATCCTTTTAAAAATGAAAAGAAAAAAATAGTATCTGAGTTCAGTAAAAAAGAAAATGAATTAATGGTTTCCTTTGAAGAAAAATTAAAGACGGAAAATTTTTCTATTGGACAGGTTAAGGTTGGCGAGCTATCCCGCCCGGAAATTGTTCCGGTAATAGATAATCAACCTGTACTTATTCAACAGATTGAGGAACAGGTTAGATTAGGAAAAATAAATAAAGAAAAAGCGGCGGAAATTACTCAGAAGTTTGTTGTGTACCAGGAAGAGTTGCAGGGAATCTTCCGGCAAGGTTTACAACTTAGCCAGGATTATCAATCCAAATTGCAGAACTTGGAAAAGAAAACTGTTAGAGTAGTTATAGTTGCAGCAATAGGCAGTTTAAAAGAAAAATATAAAGACGAAAAAATTAAACTTTACCTTGAGCAGGTTGAAAATAATATTTTCGAAACGCTGGATGTATTCAAAGGAGCTAAGCCAAAAACTGAACAGACAGAGGAAGGAATAATAATAGATTACTTTAAGGAGTATGAGGTAAATATAATTTTGGATAATTCCAATGTAGTTGAATGCCCGATCATTATAGAAACAACACCGTCCTACAATAATATTTTTGGAACGATTGAAAAATTTTCTGATGGCAAAGGAGGATGGTATTCTGATTTTACAAGAATTAAAGCTGGCTCAATCCTAAAAGCTAATGGCGGATATTTAGTTCTGAACGCATCAGACGCAATACAGGAACCAGGTGTATGGAAAGCGCTGAAACGCGTATTGCTATATAGTTTACTTGAGATTCAGGATTTTGTAAGTTATTACCAGTTTTCACCATCCATACTAAAACCAGAACCAATTGAAGTAAACACCAAAATAATTTTTATCGGCAGCAGTTACCTTTACTCAATTCTTGCTTCTTATGAAGACGATTTTAAAAAATTGTTTAAGATAAAATCGGATTTTGATTATGAGATGAATCGCAATGAAAAAAATCTGGAGCAGTACATTAAAGTTGTAAAAAAAATAATTGAAAACGAAAAACTAATGGAATTTGACAAAGATGCTATTGCCAAAGTGCTTGAATATGCTTCGCGTTATGCTGACAATAAAACTAAATTAACAACAAGATTTTCTTTTATTGCAGATCTTTTACGTGAAGCTAATTTTTGGGCGGGCGATAACGGAAGCAAACTTGTTTCAGGATATCATGTCCAACAGGCCTATAACTCCGCACGGGACCGGCATAGTTTATATGAATCAAAAATTTCTGAAATGATTAAGGATAATGAACTTTTGATTGACACTGATGGTGAACGCATAGGACAGGTAAACGGGCTGGCAGTTTACGGAACAGATTATTATTCATTTGGTAAACCGACAAGGATTACTGCAACTGTTTCGCTTGGAATTGGAAACATTATTAATGTTGATCGAGAAGCAGGGCTAAGCGGAAATACACATAACAAAGGAATGTTGATTATTTCCGGTTACTTTAGAGAAACGTTTGGACAAAAAACACCGCTTTCCTTTTCCGCAAGCTTGGTTTTTGAACAAGGTTATGGAATGATTGACGGCGACAGCGCTTCATGTGCGGAAATTTGTGTTTTACTTTCTACTCTGGCGGAGATTCCAATTAAGCAATCATTAGCAATTACTGGATCGGTAAATCAGAAAGGAGATGTACAACCGATTGGTGGTGTTAATGAAAAGATTGAAGGTTATTTTGATGTTTGTAAAGCGCGCGGATTGGATAAGAAACATGGAGTAATAATTCCATTTCAGAATGTAAAAAATTTGATGTTGAATGATAAAGTAATTGAAGCTGTTAAAAAAGGGGATTTTCATGTTTATCCAATTTCCAGAATTGAAGAAGCAATTGAAATTTTAACAGGAGTTAAAGCTGGAAAGAAATTGGCAAATGGAAGCTATCAAGCCAGAACAATTTTTGGAATGGTGGAAAGTAAACTTAAACTTTTGCACCAGCGTACAAAAGTGAAAAAAAAGAACTCCAATAATTCGGATAAAAATCATCCGGCAAAGAAAAAATAA
- a CDS encoding DUF2911 domain-containing protein, with translation MYKLGIQKYLFALLLILFANVSAQLELPRISQKASVMQRIGLTDVTINYSRPNVKGRVIWGDLVPFNQVWRNGADEATTISFSEDVIVNGNKIIAGKYGLFTIPTKDYWIVVINSVAKQWGAFNYDSTKDVVRFKVKPSENRFLESMTFYFSDVTTNSATVNLAWEKLKVSFNLLVNTDSLAYDNIKKAIDEVKPDDWVTFAASANYAADNDVHLVEAMDWIEKSIAMKGTYYNYFVKAKLLGKKGQIKEAIKLINKSRELGKNDKEFKTFSPLVSKLENELKSKK, from the coding sequence ATGTACAAATTGGGTATTCAAAAATATTTATTTGCACTGCTTTTAATTTTATTTGCAAATGTAAGCGCTCAACTTGAATTGCCAAGAATCAGCCAGAAAGCTTCAGTTATGCAGCGGATCGGTTTAACAGATGTTACTATCAATTATAGTAGACCAAATGTTAAGGGAAGAGTTATTTGGGGCGATCTTGTCCCATTCAACCAGGTTTGGCGCAACGGTGCAGATGAAGCAACTACAATTTCTTTTAGTGAAGATGTAATTGTTAATGGAAATAAAATAATTGCCGGCAAGTATGGATTGTTTACAATTCCTACGAAGGATTATTGGATTGTTGTAATAAACTCTGTAGCAAAGCAGTGGGGTGCATTTAATTACGACAGCACCAAAGATGTGGTTCGTTTTAAAGTTAAACCTTCAGAAAATCGTTTTTTAGAATCGATGACTTTTTATTTTTCGGATGTTACTACAAATAGTGCAACTGTTAATCTTGCCTGGGAAAAATTGAAGGTATCTTTTAATCTTTTAGTTAATACTGATTCTTTAGCTTATGATAATATTAAAAAAGCAATTGACGAAGTTAAACCAGATGACTGGGTAACTTTTGCCGCATCTGCTAATTATGCCGCCGATAATGATGTGCATTTAGTTGAAGCAATGGATTGGATAGAGAAATCAATTGCTATGAAAGGAACATATTACAATTATTTTGTTAAGGCTAAGCTGCTTGGAAAGAAAGGACAAATTAAAGAAGCCATTAAGTTGATTAACAAATCGCGCGAACTTGGTAAGAATGATAAAGAGTTTAAAACATTTTCTCCACTGGTTAGTAAGTTAGAGAATGAATTAAAAAGTAAGAAGTGA
- a CDS encoding T9SS type A sorting domain-containing protein: MKYTVILKLFLIMMFSSLSVFAQQYVLIGWNDLGMHCSNKNFSKIVVLPPYNNVRAQLIRKIPGQKPQVLTAGYTIAYSIPGNSYSVGKTNFWTYAQQLFNLAQPLAANIGLTGNGLTGVMKIDGNNFIATGIPITPYQDKDLVNENPYQLMHIVARLNNSSTILATTDFVIPVSNEMSCISSGCHSSETQILNEHERVNGFNRNGPVLCAKCHASNALGMAGNREAKSLSFRLHEKHKDLLALNSMATCYKCHPGAKTQCLRDVMRNGKTKQMICQDCHGNMKQVTESIEKGRRPWLDEPKCGTCHGSKFAENTGKLFRESKGHGGLYCSSCHGSPHAIYPTSQPNDNLQNIRLQGFAGTLKKCVVCHTTTPTGAGPHGILASANVTAQNDNESNTIETNNLLNTFELKQNYPNPFNPTTKIIYSIPVESFVTLKVYDLQGKEISTLVSSKEDAGSYEAIFDASNLPSGVYLYRLEAGSYKETKKLILMR, translated from the coding sequence ATGAAATACACAGTTATTTTAAAACTTTTTTTAATAATGATGTTTAGCTCTCTTTCAGTTTTTGCGCAGCAATACGTATTAATTGGGTGGAATGATTTGGGAATGCATTGTTCCAATAAGAATTTTTCAAAAATTGTTGTACTTCCCCCTTACAATAATGTTCGTGCACAGTTGATAAGAAAAATACCAGGACAAAAACCGCAAGTTTTAACTGCAGGTTATACAATTGCATATTCTATTCCAGGTAATTCCTATTCTGTAGGGAAAACTAATTTTTGGACTTATGCCCAACAGCTCTTCAATCTTGCCCAACCATTAGCTGCAAATATTGGTCTTACTGGCAATGGTTTAACCGGCGTAATGAAAATTGATGGGAATAATTTTATAGCAACAGGAATTCCGATTACACCTTATCAGGATAAAGATCTTGTAAATGAAAATCCATATCAATTGATGCATATAGTCGCCAGGTTAAATAATAGTTCAACTATACTTGCTACAACTGATTTTGTAATTCCTGTTAGCAATGAAATGAGTTGCATAAGTTCCGGCTGTCACTCATCAGAAACTCAAATACTAAATGAACATGAAAGAGTAAATGGATTTAACAGGAATGGACCTGTACTTTGCGCTAAATGCCACGCCTCTAATGCTTTGGGAATGGCAGGAAATAGAGAAGCTAAATCTTTATCATTTCGTTTACATGAAAAGCACAAAGATCTTCTTGCTCTGAATTCAATGGCAACCTGTTATAAATGTCATCCCGGGGCTAAAACCCAATGTTTAAGAGATGTAATGCGAAATGGTAAAACAAAACAAATGATTTGTCAGGATTGCCATGGTAATATGAAGCAGGTAACCGAGTCAATTGAAAAGGGAAGAAGACCCTGGCTGGATGAACCTAAATGCGGAACTTGCCATGGTAGTAAATTTGCTGAGAATACAGGAAAACTTTTTAGAGAATCGAAAGGTCATGGCGGTCTTTACTGCTCTTCCTGCCATGGAAGTCCACATGCAATATATCCAACTTCACAACCGAACGACAATTTACAAAACATCCGGCTGCAAGGATTTGCTGGTACATTGAAGAAATGCGTGGTTTGCCATACTACCACACCTACAGGTGCAGGTCCACATGGAATATTAGCTTCTGCTAATGTTACTGCGCAAAATGATAATGAAAGTAATACTATCGAGACAAACAATTTATTAAATACTTTTGAGTTAAAGCAGAATTATCCTAATCCTTTTAATCCAACCACAAAAATAATTTATTCAATTCCAGTTGAAAGTTTTGTAACACTAAAAGTTTATGATTTGCAGGGTAAAGAAATATCCACGCTGGTAAGCAGCAAAGAAGATGCTGGAAGTTATGAAGCAATTTTTGATGCGAGTAATTTGCCCAGCGGAGTTTACCTATATAGATTAGAGGCAGGAAGTTACAAGGAAACAAAAAAATTAATTTTGATGAGATAA
- the amrS gene encoding AmmeMemoRadiSam system radical SAM enzyme, translating to MDAETFKLAKWWEQTENEKILCTLCPRYCTIGNGQAGFCFIRKNIDGKLYSLGYGRPTGFGIDPIEKKPLSHFYPGTTILSFGTAGCNLGCKFCQNWSISKARLDDLNSLEASPEQVVELAKKYNTPSIAFTYNDPTIFGEYVVDISRIAREEGIHSVMVTAGYIDKEARKDVYKYIDAANVDLKAFTENFYHKLTFSHLNDVLDTLVWLKNETEIWFEITTLLIPDENDLLDEIKQMCDWILKNLGDSVPLHFTAFHPDFKMINNIRTPGKTLDMARSIAIATGIKYCYVGNVHNIEGQTTFCPSCKTELIKRDWHSVLNNKLLNGKCFKCGENIAGVF from the coding sequence ATGGACGCAGAAACATTTAAACTCGCTAAGTGGTGGGAACAAACAGAGAATGAAAAAATTCTTTGTACTCTTTGCCCCCGGTATTGCACCATCGGCAATGGGCAGGCGGGTTTCTGTTTCATTAGAAAAAATATTGATGGTAAGCTATACTCTTTAGGATATGGCAGACCAACCGGATTTGGAATTGATCCAATCGAGAAAAAACCGTTGAGCCATTTTTATCCTGGTACAACAATACTTAGTTTTGGAACTGCCGGATGCAATCTTGGATGCAAGTTCTGCCAAAATTGGTCGATAAGTAAAGCACGGCTCGATGATTTAAATTCACTTGAAGCTTCTCCCGAACAAGTTGTTGAGTTGGCAAAAAAGTATAATACTCCTTCCATCGCATTTACTTATAATGATCCAACAATTTTTGGTGAGTATGTTGTTGATATTTCCAGGATTGCCCGTGAAGAAGGAATTCATTCTGTAATGGTTACTGCCGGATATATCGATAAAGAAGCACGAAAAGATGTTTACAAGTATATTGATGCAGCCAATGTGGATTTGAAAGCATTCACAGAAAATTTCTATCATAAACTTACTTTCTCTCATCTGAACGATGTTCTTGATACTTTAGTATGGCTTAAGAATGAAACTGAAATTTGGTTTGAGATTACAACCTTACTAATTCCTGATGAAAATGATTTACTGGATGAAATAAAACAAATGTGCGATTGGATTTTGAAGAACCTTGGCGATTCGGTTCCTCTTCACTTCACAGCATTCCATCCCGATTTTAAGATGATAAATAATATCCGCACTCCGGGGAAAACTTTAGATATGGCAAGAAGCATTGCCATCGCTACCGGAATAAAATATTGCTATGTAGGAAATGTTCACAACATAGAAGGACAAACAACTTTTTGTCCATCCTGCAAGACTGAATTAATAAAACGTGATTGGCACAGCGTATTAAATAATAAATTGCTTAATGGAAAATGTTTTAAGTGCGGAGAAAATATCGCTGGAGTATTCTAA
- a CDS encoding cupin has product MPKLIISPNRIEAVGNKPKIIDEFVGRVNTATNAVSIARMISPSGWIEPKQTPEFDEYTVVFKGMLRVTSCDGSIDVKEGQTIIVPKGKWVQYSTPAEDGAEYIAVCLPAFSPILVHRES; this is encoded by the coding sequence ATGCCAAAATTAATTATTTCACCAAACCGAATTGAAGCTGTGGGCAATAAACCCAAAATTATTGATGAATTTGTTGGAAGAGTAAACACTGCTACCAACGCTGTAAGTATTGCCAGAATGATTAGTCCTTCAGGATGGATAGAACCAAAACAAACTCCTGAGTTTGATGAGTATACGGTGGTCTTTAAAGGGATGCTGCGGGTTACTTCGTGTGATGGTTCAATCGATGTTAAAGAAGGACAGACGATAATTGTTCCCAAAGGTAAATGGGTTCAATACAGCACACCGGCAGAGGACGGGGCAGAATATATTGCTGTTTGTTTGCCTGCGTTTTCACCTATACTTGTTCATCGGGAAAGTTAA
- a CDS encoding sigma-54 dependent transcriptional regulator, whose translation MLTHPEIITQDLLMLDILSRINKISMSDTSVLLVGETGVGKEIFAEYIHNSSSRRDNTLVKISLASLPFELLESELFGHEKGAYTTAFNEKKGLFEIANNGTIFLDDIDDVPLNIQTKLLRVIENKELNRIGGISPIPIDVRLITASKIDLKKLTDEGRFRADLYYRINAVPFFIPPLRERQDDIPFLINHFTKKFVPLKKITFSDQSLLALKTYNYPGNIRELKNIVQRIVLFAENEVNVEDLPNEIFNGNYTNFVVNECEKCYIANSMSYEEVISCVESNLLKKALARAEGNLTKAANLLNLNLSTFRDKIKKHKLH comes from the coding sequence ATGTTAACTCATCCTGAAATTATTACTCAAGATCTACTAATGCTTGATATTCTTAGCCGTATAAATAAAATATCAATGTCTGATACAAGCGTTCTACTTGTAGGAGAAACTGGAGTTGGAAAAGAGATTTTTGCAGAATATATTCACAACTCAAGTTCAAGAAGAGATAATACTTTAGTAAAAATAAGTTTAGCTTCTTTGCCATTCGAGTTATTAGAAAGCGAACTGTTTGGTCATGAAAAAGGTGCGTATACAACTGCATTTAATGAAAAGAAAGGTTTATTTGAAATTGCTAATAACGGCACAATATTTTTAGATGATATAGATGATGTTCCGCTAAATATTCAAACCAAGCTTTTAAGAGTGATTGAAAATAAGGAGTTGAATCGAATCGGGGGAATTTCTCCAATACCAATTGATGTAAGATTAATTACTGCTTCCAAAATCGATTTAAAAAAACTAACTGATGAAGGACGCTTTAGAGCAGATTTGTACTATCGTATTAACGCCGTCCCATTTTTTATACCTCCATTACGAGAACGACAAGATGATATTCCTTTCCTTATAAATCATTTTACAAAAAAGTTTGTTCCGTTAAAAAAAATTACTTTTTCAGATCAATCGTTACTGGCTCTTAAAACATACAATTATCCTGGTAATATTAGAGAACTTAAAAATATTGTTCAGCGGATTGTGTTGTTTGCAGAGAATGAAGTCAATGTAGAGGACCTTCCAAATGAAATTTTTAATGGTAATTACACTAATTTTGTAGTGAATGAATGTGAGAAATGTTATATAGCAAACTCCATGAGTTATGAAGAAGTAATATCCTGCGTTGAAAGCAATTTATTAAAAAAGGCACTCGCTAGAGCCGAAGGTAATTTAACCAAAGCAGCAAATTTATTAAATCTAAATCTTTCAACTTTTCGCGATAAGATTAAAAAACACAAACTTCATTAA